A portion of the Haemophilus influenzae genome contains these proteins:
- the htpG gene encoding molecular chaperone HtpG → MSQNQETRGFQSEVKQLLQLMIHSLYSNKEIFLRELISNASDAADKLRFKALSNPALYEGDGDLRVRVSFDADKGTITISDNGIGMTREQVIDHLGTIAKSGTKEFLTALGQDQAKNSQLIGQFGVGFYSAFIVADKVTVKTRAAGEEADKAVLWESAGEGEYSVADIEKKSRGTDVILHLREDEKEFLNEWRLREIIGKYSDHIGLPVEMLTKEYDDEGKECGEKWEKINKSDALWTRSKNDVSDEEYKAFYKHLSHDFADPVTWAHNKVEGNQAYTSLLYVPAKAPWDLFNREHKHGLKLYVQRVFIMDDAEQFMPNYLRFMRGLIDSNDLPLNVSREILQDNKITVALRKALTKRSLQMLEKLAKDDAEKYLQFWKEFGLVLKEGPAEDFANKETVAKLLRFASTHNDGSEQTVSLEDYILRMKEGQKAIYYITADSYVAAKNSPHLELFNKKGIEVLLLSDRIDEWMLSYLTEFDGKQLQSITKADLDLGDLADKESETQKQQDEAFGSFIERVKNLLGERVKTVRLTHNLTDTPAVVSTDNDQMTTQMAKLFAAAGQPVPEVKYTFELNPEHHLVKKVADIADETEFADWVELLLEQAMLAERGSLENPAAFIKRINKLLG, encoded by the coding sequence CCAATTAATGATTCATTCTTTGTACTCTAACAAAGAAATTTTCTTACGTGAATTGATTTCTAATGCTTCTGATGCAGCAGATAAATTACGCTTTAAAGCACTTTCCAACCCTGCTTTATATGAAGGCGATGGCGACTTGCGTGTGCGTGTTAGCTTTGATGCGGATAAAGGCACTATCACAATTAGCGATAACGGCATTGGCATGACCCGTGAGCAAGTCATCGATCATTTGGGTACGATTGCAAAATCAGGAACAAAAGAATTTTTAACCGCACTTGGTCAAGATCAAGCAAAAAATAGCCAGCTTATTGGGCAATTTGGTGTGGGTTTTTATTCAGCTTTTATTGTGGCAGATAAAGTGACTGTAAAAACCAGAGCAGCTGGCGAAGAGGCGGATAAAGCCGTACTTTGGGAATCTGCGGGTGAAGGCGAATATTCTGTGGCGGATATTGAGAAAAAATCCCGTGGCACAGATGTGATTTTACATTTACGCGAAGATGAAAAAGAATTTTTAAACGAATGGCGTTTGCGTGAAATTATCGGTAAATATTCTGACCATATTGGGTTACCAGTGGAAATGCTGACGAAAGAATACGATGATGAAGGCAAAGAGTGCGGTGAGAAATGGGAGAAAATTAATAAATCAGATGCCCTTTGGACACGCTCTAAAAATGATGTTTCCGATGAGGAATACAAAGCGTTTTACAAACACTTAAGCCATGATTTTGCTGATCCTGTGACTTGGGCGCATAACAAAGTTGAAGGAAATCAAGCATATACTAGTTTGCTTTATGTGCCTGCTAAAGCACCTTGGGATTTATTTAATCGCGAACATAAACACGGCTTAAAACTTTATGTTCAACGTGTATTTATTATGGATGATGCGGAGCAATTTATGCCGAATTATCTACGTTTTATGCGTGGTTTAATCGATAGCAATGACTTGCCATTAAATGTATCTCGTGAAATTTTACAGGATAACAAAATTACGGTTGCACTACGCAAAGCATTAACTAAGCGTTCATTACAAATGCTAGAAAAATTAGCAAAAGATGATGCAGAAAAATATCTGCAATTCTGGAAAGAGTTTGGTTTAGTCTTAAAAGAAGGCCCTGCAGAAGATTTTGCTAACAAAGAAACTGTCGCGAAGTTATTGCGTTTTGCTTCGACACATAATGATGGTAGCGAGCAAACTGTCTCTTTAGAAGATTACATCTTGCGTATGAAAGAGGGGCAAAAAGCTATCTATTACATTACAGCGGACAGCTATGTTGCAGCGAAAAATAGCCCACACTTGGAATTATTCAATAAAAAAGGCATTGAGGTTTTGTTGCTTTCCGATCGCATTGATGAATGGATGTTAAGCTATTTAACTGAATTTGACGGTAAACAATTACAAAGTATCACGAAAGCAGATTTGGATTTAGGCGATTTAGCCGATAAAGAATCTGAAACACAAAAACAACAAGATGAAGCCTTTGGTAGTTTTATTGAGCGTGTGAAAAACTTGCTTGGCGAACGGGTAAAAACGGTGCGTTTAACTCACAATTTAACGGATACACCAGCGGTGGTTTCTACGGATAACGATCAAATGACGACCCAAATGGCGAAATTGTTTGCAGCCGCAGGGCAACCTGTACCAGAAGTAAAATACACATTTGAACTGAATCCAGAACATCATTTAGTGAAAAAAGTAGCGGATATTGCAGATGAAACTGAATTTGCTGATTGGGTGGAACTGTTGCTTGAACAAGCTATGTTAGCAGAGCGCGGATCTTTGGAAAATCCAGCTGCGTTTATTAAACGTATCAATAAGTTGTTAGGTTAA
- a CDS encoding ArsC family reductase, with protein MITVYGIKNCDTVKKALKWLADHNIEHKLHDYRVDGLDLNFLVQAEAQFGWDMLVNKRSTTWRNLDEQVKNSLDKTTALSVLAENPTLIKRPIILQDGKALIGFNEKEYQAVFA; from the coding sequence ATGATTACAGTTTACGGTATTAAAAATTGCGATACAGTGAAGAAAGCGTTGAAATGGCTGGCGGATCACAATATCGAACATAAACTTCACGACTACCGTGTTGATGGGTTAGATTTGAATTTTTTAGTCCAAGCGGAAGCTCAATTTGGCTGGGATATGTTGGTGAATAAACGCAGTACAACTTGGCGTAATTTGGATGAGCAAGTTAAAAATTCCCTTGATAAAACCACCGCACTTTCCGTGTTGGCTGAGAATCCAACCTTAATTAAACGCCCAATTATTTTACAAGATGGAAAGGCATTAATTGGTTTTAATGAAAAGGAATATCAGGCTGTTTTTGCTTAA
- the dapE gene encoding succinyl-diaminopimelate desuccinylase produces MREKVISLAQDLIRRPSISPNDEGCQQIIAERLEKLGFQIEWMPFNDTLNLWAKHGTSEPVIAFAGHTDVVPTGDGNQWSSPPFSAEIIDGMLYGRGAADMKGSLAAMIVAAEEYVKANPNHKGTIALLITSDEEAAAKDGTIRMVETLMARDEKITYCMVGEPSSAKNLGDVVKNGRRGSITGNLYIQGIQGHVAYPHLAENPIHKAAPFLQELTTYQWDEGNGFFPPTSLQIANIHAGTGSNNVIPAELYIQFNLRYCTEVTDEIIKQKVAEMLEKHNLKYRIEWNLSGKPFLTKPGKLLDSITSAIEEITGITPKAETGGGTSDGRFIALMGAEVVEFGPLNSTIHKVNECVSVEDLGKCGEIYHKMLVNLLDN; encoded by the coding sequence ATGAGAGAAAAAGTGATTTCGTTGGCGCAAGATTTAATTCGTCGCCCATCTATTAGCCCGAATGACGAAGGCTGTCAGCAAATTATTGCCGAACGTTTAGAAAAGTTAGGTTTTCAAATTGAATGGATGCCTTTTAATGACACGTTGAATTTGTGGGCAAAACACGGAACGAGCGAGCCAGTTATTGCGTTTGCAGGACATACGGATGTTGTGCCTACTGGCGATGGAAATCAGTGGTCGTCTCCGCCGTTTTCTGCGGAGATTATTGATGGCATGCTTTATGGGCGTGGTGCGGCGGATATGAAAGGCTCCCTTGCAGCAATGATTGTGGCGGCAGAAGAATACGTAAAAGCAAATCCTAACCATAAAGGCACCATTGCATTATTGATTACCTCTGATGAAGAGGCTGCCGCAAAAGATGGAACTATACGCATGGTTGAGACGTTAATGGCGCGTGATGAAAAAATTACTTATTGTATGGTTGGCGAGCCATCGAGTGCTAAAAACTTAGGCGATGTTGTCAAAAATGGTCGCCGCGGCTCAATTACAGGAAATCTTTATATTCAAGGTATTCAAGGACACGTAGCCTATCCGCATTTAGCTGAAAACCCAATCCATAAAGCCGCCCCGTTTTTGCAAGAATTAACGACTTACCAATGGGATGAAGGTAATGGATTTTTCCCGCCAACAAGCCTACAAATTGCTAACATTCACGCGGGTACGGGAAGTAATAATGTAATTCCTGCTGAGTTATATATTCAGTTCAATTTGCGTTATTGCACAGAAGTCACGGATGAAATCATTAAGCAAAAAGTGGCTGAAATGCTAGAAAAACACAATTTGAAATATCGTATTGAATGGAATTTATCAGGCAAACCCTTTTTAACAAAACCAGGTAAATTATTAGATTCGATAACCTCCGCTATTGAGGAAATCACAGGCATAACGCCAAAGGCTGAAACAGGTGGTGGCACGTCAGACGGTCGTTTTATTGCATTGATGGGCGCAGAAGTAGTGGAATTTGGCCCGTTAAATTCAACCATTCATAAAGTCAATGAATGTGTCAGTGTAGAAGACCTTGGCAAGTGCGGTGAAATTTACCACAAAATGTTAGTGAATTTATTGGATAACTAA
- a CDS encoding M15 family metallopeptidase, with protein sequence MKLTPEMLTGKSREHLVNLPATHSSNHFLQIQAVQAFQALQQSAAKNGFNLQPASSFRDFERQQLIWNSKFKGERKVHDDTGKALDLSQLDDWQKCQAILRWSALPAASRHHWGTEVDIFDPDLLPQGQSLQLEPWEYEKGGYFFELSEFLAENLPHFDFALPFMNMQPNKKIGREPWHISYLPLAELASQQFSPEILQQAWKGENILGADCLISHLEQIFSEYIV encoded by the coding sequence ATGAAATTAACCCCAGAAATGCTTACAGGAAAGTCCCGTGAGCATTTAGTCAATTTACCCGCAACTCATTCATCAAATCATTTTTTGCAAATACAAGCTGTGCAAGCATTTCAAGCTTTACAACAAAGTGCGGCAAAAAATGGCTTTAATTTACAGCCTGCGAGTAGTTTTCGTGATTTTGAACGCCAACAACTTATTTGGAACAGTAAATTTAAGGGCGAGAGAAAAGTACACGATGATACAGGAAAGGCATTAGATTTAAGCCAATTAGATGACTGGCAAAAATGTCAGGCGATTTTACGTTGGTCTGCATTACCAGCGGCTAGTCGTCATCATTGGGGAACGGAAGTGGATATTTTTGATCCTGATCTTTTGCCACAAGGGCAATCTTTACAACTAGAGCCTTGGGAATATGAAAAAGGCGGCTACTTCTTTGAATTGAGTGAATTTCTTGCCGAAAATTTACCGCACTTTGATTTTGCTTTGCCTTTTATGAATATGCAGCCAAATAAAAAAATAGGGCGGGAGCCTTGGCATATCAGTTATTTGCCGTTAGCTGAATTAGCAAGCCAGCAATTTTCTCCAGAAATTTTGCAACAGGCGTGGAAAGGAGAAAATATTTTAGGCGCAGACTGTTTAATATCACATCTTGAACAAATTTTTTCCGAATATATTGTTTAA
- the fbpC gene encoding heme ABC transporter ATP-binding protein FbpC: MRLNKMINNPLLTVKNLNKFFNEQQVLHDISFSLQRGEILFLLGSSGCGKTTLLRAIAGFEQPSNGEIWLKERLIFGENFNLPTQQRHLGYVVQEGVLFPHLNVYRNIAYGLGNGKGKNSEEKTRIEQIMQLTGIFELADRFPHQLSGGQQQRVALARALAPNPELILLDEPFSALDEHLRQQIRQEMLQALRQSGASAIFVTHDRDEALRYADKIAIIQQGKILQIDTPRTLYWSPNHLEAAKFMGESIVLPANLLDENTAQCQLGNIPIKNKSISQNQGRILLRPEQFSLFKTSENPTALFNGQIKQIEFKGKITSIQIEINGYAIWIENVISPDLSIGDNLPVYLHKKGLFYA, from the coding sequence ATGCGTTTAAATAAAATGATAAATAATCCGTTATTAACCGTTAAAAATCTCAATAAATTTTTTAATGAACAACAAGTTCTGCACGATATTTCATTCAGCTTACAACGCGGAGAAATCCTCTTTTTACTTGGATCTTCAGGCTGTGGCAAAACTACATTATTACGTGCCATTGCAGGTTTTGAACAACCCTCTAATGGCGAAATTTGGCTAAAAGAGCGGTTAATTTTTGGCGAGAATTTTAATCTTCCAACGCAACAACGTCATCTCGGTTATGTGGTGCAAGAGGGCGTACTTTTTCCTCACTTAAATGTCTATCGCAACATTGCTTACGGATTAGGCAACGGCAAAGGAAAAAATAGCGAAGAAAAAACGCGGATTGAACAAATAATGCAACTAACGGGTATTTTTGAACTGGCGGATCGCTTTCCACATCAACTTTCAGGCGGACAACAACAACGCGTAGCATTGGCACGCGCTTTAGCCCCTAATCCAGAACTGATTTTATTAGACGAGCCTTTCAGTGCCTTAGATGAACATCTTCGCCAACAAATTCGCCAAGAGATGCTCCAAGCACTTCGCCAAAGCGGTGCTTCCGCAATTTTCGTTACTCACGACCGTGATGAAGCCTTACGCTACGCTGATAAAATCGCCATTATTCAGCAAGGTAAAATTTTACAAATCGATACGCCTCGCACCCTTTATTGGTCGCCTAATCATCTTGAAGCAGCAAAATTTATGGGGGAAAGTATTGTTTTGCCTGCAAATCTGCTCGATGAAAATACCGCTCAATGCCAATTAGGCAATATTCCTATAAAAAATAAATCAATCTCACAAAATCAAGGTAGGATTTTGCTTCGTCCAGAACAATTTAGCCTGTTTAAAACATCCGAAAATCCAACCGCACTTTTTAATGGACAAATAAAACAAATTGAATTTAAAGGAAAAATTACCTCCATTCAAATTGAAATTAATGGCTACGCAATATGGATTGAGAACGTTATTTCTCCCGATTTATCTATTGGCGATAATTTGCCTGTTTATTTACATAAAAAAGGGCTTTTTTACGCTTAA
- a CDS encoding ABC transporter permease, with translation MPRRPPFWLTLLIILIGLPLCLPFLYVIFRATEVGLMRSVELLFRPRMAELLSNTMLLMVCVTIGAISLGTLCAFLLERYRFFGKAFFEVAMTLPLCIPAFVSCFTWISLTFRVEGFWGTIGIMTLSSFPLAYLPVSAILKRLDRSLEEVSLSLGKSPVYTFWYAIFPQLKPAIGSSILLIALHMLVEFGAVSILNYQTFTTAIFQEYEMSFNNSTAALLSAVLMAICILIVFGEIFFRGKQTLYHSGKGVTRPYLVKTLSFGKQCLTFGFFSSIFILSIGVPVIMLIYWLIVGTSLESAGDFSEFLSAFSNSFIISGLGALLTLMCALPLVWAAVRYRSYLTIWIDRLPYLLHAVPGLVIALSLVYFSINYANDLYQTFFVIIIAYFMLYLPMAQTTLRASLEQLSDQIEKVGQSLGRSPFYIFRTLTLPAILPGVAAAFALVFLNLMKELTATLLLTSNDIKTLSIAVWEHTSDAQYAAATPYALMLVLFSGIPVFLLKKYAFK, from the coding sequence TTGCCTCGCAGACCGCCATTCTGGCTCACTTTACTTATCATCTTAATCGGGCTTCCGTTATGTTTGCCGTTTCTGTATGTCATTTTTCGTGCGACAGAAGTGGGATTAATGCGAAGTGTTGAGCTATTGTTTCGCCCTCGAATGGCTGAATTATTAAGCAATACAATGCTTTTAATGGTTTGTGTAACTATCGGTGCTATTTCACTTGGCACGCTTTGTGCTTTTTTACTTGAACGTTATCGCTTTTTCGGTAAAGCTTTTTTTGAAGTGGCGATGACGTTACCCCTTTGTATTCCCGCCTTTGTAAGTTGTTTTACTTGGATCAGCCTCACATTCCGCGTTGAGGGTTTTTGGGGAACAATTGGTATTATGACATTAAGTTCATTTCCTTTGGCTTATTTGCCCGTTTCCGCCATACTAAAAAGACTTGATCGTTCTCTTGAAGAAGTAAGCCTTTCGCTTGGTAAAAGCCCTGTGTATACCTTTTGGTATGCTATTTTCCCGCAACTTAAACCCGCCATTGGTAGTAGTATCTTACTGATTGCTTTACATATGTTGGTCGAATTTGGTGCAGTGTCAATTTTAAATTATCAAACCTTTACCACTGCCATTTTCCAAGAATATGAAATGTCTTTTAACAACAGCACTGCTGCATTATTATCCGCCGTTTTAATGGCGATTTGTATACTTATTGTTTTTGGGGAAATTTTCTTTCGTGGAAAACAAACCCTTTACCACAGTGGAAAAGGTGTTACGCGTCCTTATCTCGTAAAAACACTTTCCTTTGGAAAACAATGTTTAACCTTCGGATTTTTCTCTAGCATATTCATTTTAAGCATTGGCGTGCCTGTGATTATGTTAATTTACTGGCTTATCGTGGGAACTTCACTTGAAAGTGCGGGCGATTTTTCAGAATTTTTATCGGCATTCAGCAATTCATTTATCATTTCAGGCTTAGGCGCATTGCTTACCCTAATGTGTGCCTTGCCATTAGTTTGGGCAGCTGTTCGTTACCGTAGTTATTTAACGATTTGGATCGACCGCTTGCCATATCTATTACACGCTGTGCCAGGCTTAGTCATTGCCTTATCATTAGTCTATTTTTCCATCAATTACGCTAACGACCTATATCAAACCTTTTTTGTGATTATCATTGCCTACTTTATGCTCTATTTGCCAATGGCACAAACTACATTAAGAGCGTCTTTAGAGCAACTTTCCGATCAAATTGAAAAAGTCGGACAAAGTCTTGGGCGAAGCCCTTTCTATATTTTTCGCACCTTGACGCTACCAGCCATATTACCAGGTGTGGCAGCCGCATTTGCTTTGGTTTTTTTGAATTTAATGAAAGAGCTTACCGCGACGCTTTTGCTCACATCAAATGATATTAAAACCTTATCCATTGCTGTGTGGGAACATACCAGCGATGCACAATATGCTGCCGCCACCCCTTATGCGTTAATGCTCGTTCTTTTTTCGGGTATTCCTGTATTTTTATTGAAAAAATATGCGTTTAAATAA
- a CDS encoding iron ABC transporter substrate-binding protein has product MQFKHFKLATLAAALAFSANSFADITVYNGQHKEAATAVAKAFEQETGIKVTLNSGKSEQLAGQLKEEGDKTPADVFYTEQTATFADLSEAGLLAPISEQTIKQTAQKGVPLAPKKDWIALSGRSRVVVYDHTKLSEKDMEKSVLDYATPKWKGKIGYVSTSGAFLEQVVALSKMKGDKVALNWLKGLKENGKLYAKNSVALQAVENGEVPAALINNYYWYNLAKEKGVENLKSRLYFVRHQDPGALVSYSGAAVLKASKNQAEAQKFVDFLASKKGQEALVAARAEYPLRADVVSPFNLEPYEKLEAPVVSATTAQDKEHAIKLIEEAGLK; this is encoded by the coding sequence ATGCAATTTAAACATTTCAAACTTGCTACCCTTGCGGCAGCACTTGCTTTTTCTGCTAATAGTTTTGCTGATATTACCGTTTATAATGGTCAGCACAAAGAAGCCGCTACGGCTGTGGCAAAAGCCTTTGAACAGGAAACAGGCATTAAAGTTACGCTAAATAGCGGGAAAAGTGAGCAACTTGCAGGTCAATTAAAAGAAGAAGGCGATAAAACACCAGCCGATGTTTTCTATACTGAACAAACAGCGACTTTTGCCGATCTTTCTGAAGCAGGGCTTTTAGCACCAATTTCAGAACAAACCATTAAACAAACCGCACAAAAAGGCGTGCCACTTGCACCGAAAAAAGACTGGATTGCATTAAGTGGCCGTTCTCGCGTAGTGGTTTACGATCACACTAAATTATCTGAAAAAGATATGGAAAAATCAGTGCTTGATTATGCAACACCAAAATGGAAAGGCAAAATCGGTTATGTATCAACTTCTGGTGCGTTCTTAGAGCAAGTTGTTGCGTTAAGCAAAATGAAAGGGGACAAAGTTGCGCTTAATTGGTTAAAAGGTTTAAAAGAGAACGGAAAACTTTACGCTAAAAATAGTGTGGCATTACAAGCGGTTGAAAATGGCGAAGTACCTGCTGCGTTAATCAATAACTATTATTGGTATAACCTAGCAAAAGAAAAAGGCGTGGAAAACCTAAAAAGCCGTCTTTATTTTGTTCGCCACCAAGATCCAGGTGCGTTAGTTAGCTATTCAGGTGCAGCAGTATTGAAAGCCTCTAAAAATCAAGCTGAAGCACAAAAATTTGTTGATTTCTTAGCGAGTAAAAAAGGTCAAGAGGCATTAGTGGCAGCGCGTGCAGAATATCCGTTACGTGCTGATGTGGTTTCGCCATTTAATCTTGAACCTTATGAAAAATTAGAAGCACCAGTGGTGTCCGCAACAACAGCTCAAGATAAAGAACATGCGATCAAATTAATTGAAGAAGCTGGATTGAAATAA